One stretch of Pandoraea oxalativorans DNA includes these proteins:
- a CDS encoding methyl-accepting chemotaxis protein, which yields MFKNVTIRARLTLALGLFMVLLVVGAAVGLVSLRQSNASLQEIYTNDMASARSLAQTTISTLGARVTLSRIEFIADPTEIKSAIDSVRNNLKKADDSWASYAALPMNDGEKALADAVIAARGKVNNDGILPALKAIESGDIPDFHAKTVMDVPRLFADYTKAMTALADLQVKNAEDRYVAAQARYTMVMWMVGIGLGLGLIVGIITQITLTRAIVGPIDDAIRHFEKIAGGDLTQRIDVWNETETGRLFKGVKHMQDSLVRTVAEVRSGTESITSAAQQIAAGNTDLSARTEQQAASLEETASSMEQLTATVRQNADNARQASQLAVNASEIATRGGQVSGQVGETMDGISTSSNKIVDIISVIDGIAFQTNILALNAAVEAARAGEQGRGFAVVAGEVRTLAQRSAAAAKEIKALIEDSSRRVQDGTALVAQQGHTMNEIVQAVKRVTDIMGEISAASAEQSSGIEQVNRAITQMDEVTQQNAALVEEAAAAAGSLEEQANRLKTTVSVFRVDASQVATGYAAHATPAAPAAPALAALPSAAPAARPTPAKKKAAAPAAPAAPASAAAPKATPAPAPLRKPAPAAAPAASRTGTDDANGDWETF from the coding sequence ATGTTTAAGAATGTCACCATCCGGGCGCGGCTCACGCTGGCGCTGGGACTCTTCATGGTGCTGCTGGTCGTGGGCGCTGCGGTGGGTCTCGTCTCGCTGCGACAGAGCAATGCGTCGCTGCAAGAGATCTACACGAACGACATGGCATCGGCGCGATCGCTGGCACAGACCACGATTTCGACGTTGGGCGCACGCGTGACGCTCTCGCGCATCGAGTTCATCGCCGATCCGACCGAGATCAAGTCGGCGATCGACAGCGTGCGCAACAACCTCAAGAAGGCCGACGACTCGTGGGCGAGCTACGCCGCGCTGCCGATGAACGACGGTGAGAAGGCGCTTGCCGACGCCGTCATCGCAGCACGCGGCAAGGTCAACAACGACGGCATTCTCCCCGCGCTCAAGGCCATCGAATCGGGCGATATCCCCGACTTCCATGCGAAGACCGTGATGGACGTGCCGCGCCTGTTCGCCGACTACACGAAGGCGATGACCGCGCTGGCCGACTTGCAGGTCAAGAACGCCGAAGACCGTTATGTGGCTGCACAGGCCCGTTACACGATGGTGATGTGGATGGTCGGCATCGGTCTGGGTCTGGGCCTGATCGTCGGCATCATTACGCAGATCACGCTCACGCGCGCCATCGTTGGCCCGATCGACGACGCGATTCGTCACTTCGAGAAGATCGCTGGCGGCGACCTTACGCAACGCATCGACGTGTGGAACGAGACCGAGACGGGACGCCTGTTCAAGGGCGTGAAGCACATGCAGGACAGCCTCGTGCGCACCGTGGCGGAGGTTCGCTCGGGCACCGAGTCGATTACGTCGGCGGCACAGCAGATTGCCGCAGGCAACACCGATCTGTCGGCGCGTACCGAACAGCAGGCAGCCTCGCTGGAAGAAACCGCGTCGTCGATGGAACAGCTCACGGCGACCGTGCGCCAGAACGCCGATAACGCGCGTCAGGCCAGCCAACTGGCGGTGAACGCCTCGGAAATCGCCACGCGCGGCGGGCAGGTCTCCGGCCAGGTCGGCGAGACGATGGACGGCATTTCGACCAGCTCGAACAAGATCGTCGACATCATCAGCGTGATCGACGGCATCGCGTTCCAGACGAACATTCTCGCGCTGAACGCCGCCGTGGAAGCGGCACGTGCAGGCGAACAGGGTCGCGGTTTCGCCGTGGTCGCAGGCGAAGTGCGCACGCTGGCCCAGCGCAGCGCGGCCGCCGCGAAGGAAATCAAGGCGCTGATCGAAGATTCGTCGCGCCGCGTGCAGGACGGCACGGCGCTCGTCGCGCAGCAAGGCCACACGATGAACGAGATCGTGCAGGCGGTGAAGCGCGTGACGGACATCATGGGCGAGATCTCGGCGGCGTCTGCCGAGCAGTCGAGCGGTATCGAGCAGGTCAACCGCGCGATCACGCAGATGGACGAAGTGACGCAGCAGAACGCAGCGCTGGTGGAAGAAGCGGCAGCGGCTGCCGGTTCGCTGGAAGAGCAGGCCAATCGTCTGAAGACGACGGTCTCGGTGTTCCGTGTGGACGCCAGCCAGGTTGCGACCGGTTATGCCGCTCACGCCACTCCCGCTGCCCCGGCAGCCCCGGCGTTGGCCGCGCTCCCGTCGGCTGCGCCTGCCGCACGCCCGACGCCCGCGAAGAAGAAGGCCGCAGCGCCCGCCGCCCCGGCAGCACCGGCATCGGCCGCTGCACCGAAGGCGACACCCGCACCGGCGCCGCTGCGCAAGCCCGCACCGGCTGCCGCACCGGCGGCTTCCCGCACGGGCACGGACGATGCAAACGGCGACTGGGAAACCTTCTGA
- a CDS encoding methyl-accepting chemotaxis protein, translating into MRLDTLRARLTGIIVLGAILLAIVGGLGLWGVSSSNDKLLKVYRNGMVPVSTLGVIGQKLDRDVLLVAEAVGSPNLDAMKRAGDEIAGSLDEINRQWAEYMKTVDDSTRAQAERFDVIRQRFTSDGLLQTVEMLRVGSAEGAQQTYLEKVKPAYGPMRDELNALTRLELTQATDLYQQSQKEHTLVRTATVVAVLGGIVVLFLLGSILRRAINHPLRVALGMSKQIAAGDLTGKAEGVGRDEIGQLLFGLSVMKNSLLSIVSDVREGIESINIASREIAAGNTDLSARTEQQAASLEQTASSMEQLTATVKQNADNARQASAMAVNASEIAARGGQVVGNVVDTMQGISTSSHKIVDIISVIEGIAFQTNILALNAAVEAARAGEQGRGFAVVAGEVRTLAQRSAAAAKEIKVLIEDSVGRVENGSALVAQAGHTMDEIVQAVQRVTDIMGEISAASAEQSSGIEQVNRAVTQMDEVTQQNAALVEEAAAAAGSLEDQAHRLRDAVSVFRVGDAFQAAGSPSVRRVANGVGQQVQQTQATAAVRQAAAKPMAAAAPAAAQNGAAAAPARASAGGAATRTATRRPQASAPADNAQEDAQVLQLAARRGRAQPDGATGSSTNTKSSNAASDPGDWEEF; encoded by the coding sequence GTGCGTCTCGACACGCTGCGCGCACGCCTGACCGGCATCATCGTGCTCGGCGCGATCCTGCTCGCCATCGTCGGTGGCCTGGGGCTGTGGGGCGTATCGAGCAGCAACGACAAACTGTTGAAGGTGTACCGCAACGGCATGGTGCCGGTGAGCACGCTCGGCGTCATCGGCCAGAAGCTCGACCGCGACGTGCTGCTGGTGGCCGAAGCCGTCGGCAGCCCGAATCTCGACGCGATGAAGCGCGCCGGTGACGAAATCGCGGGCAGCCTCGACGAAATCAACCGCCAGTGGGCGGAGTACATGAAGACGGTCGACGACAGCACGCGTGCGCAGGCCGAGCGCTTCGACGTGATCCGTCAGCGCTTTACGTCCGACGGCCTGTTGCAGACGGTAGAAATGTTGCGCGTGGGCTCTGCCGAAGGCGCACAACAGACGTACCTCGAAAAAGTGAAGCCCGCTTACGGGCCGATGCGCGACGAGCTCAATGCGCTCACGCGTCTCGAACTCACGCAGGCGACCGATCTGTATCAGCAGTCGCAGAAAGAACACACGCTTGTGCGTACGGCGACGGTCGTCGCAGTGCTGGGCGGCATCGTCGTGCTGTTCCTGCTGGGCAGCATCCTGCGTCGCGCGATCAATCATCCGCTGCGCGTGGCACTCGGCATGTCGAAGCAGATCGCGGCGGGCGATCTTACCGGCAAGGCGGAGGGCGTGGGCCGCGACGAAATCGGCCAGTTGCTGTTCGGCCTGTCGGTCATGAAGAACAGCCTGCTGTCCATCGTCTCCGATGTGCGCGAAGGCATCGAATCGATCAACATCGCCTCGCGTGAAATCGCCGCAGGCAACACGGATCTGTCGGCACGTACCGAGCAACAGGCGGCGTCGCTGGAGCAGACGGCGTCGTCGATGGAACAGCTGACGGCCACCGTCAAACAGAACGCCGACAACGCCCGTCAGGCGAGCGCGATGGCCGTGAACGCCTCGGAGATCGCCGCACGTGGCGGTCAGGTGGTGGGTAACGTCGTCGACACGATGCAGGGCATTTCGACGAGTTCGCACAAGATCGTCGACATCATCAGCGTGATCGAAGGCATTGCGTTCCAGACCAACATCCTTGCGCTGAACGCTGCGGTGGAAGCGGCGCGCGCGGGTGAGCAGGGACGCGGCTTCGCGGTCGTGGCAGGCGAAGTGCGCACGCTGGCACAGCGCAGCGCGGCCGCCGCGAAGGAAATCAAGGTACTGATCGAAGACTCGGTGGGACGCGTGGAAAACGGCTCGGCGCTGGTCGCTCAGGCCGGTCATACGATGGACGAGATCGTGCAGGCCGTGCAGCGCGTGACGGACATCATGGGCGAGATCTCGGCGGCGTCGGCCGAACAGTCGAGCGGCATCGAACAGGTCAACCGCGCCGTGACGCAGATGGACGAAGTCACGCAGCAGAACGCGGCGCTCGTGGAAGAGGCCGCGGCAGCGGCGGGCTCGCTGGAAGATCAGGCGCATCGCTTGCGCGACGCCGTGTCCGTCTTCCGTGTGGGCGACGCGTTCCAGGCCGCCGGTTCGCCAAGCGTGCGCCGCGTGGCGAACGGTGTGGGGCAGCAAGTGCAGCAAACGCAGGCCACTGCCGCAGTGCGCCAGGCGGCCGCGAAGCCGATGGCCGCCGCCGCACCGGCAGCCGCACAGAACGGCGCCGCTGCTGCGCCTGCTCGCGCAAGCGCTGGCGGCGCTGCCACGCGAACGGCTACGCGCCGTCCGCAAGCCAGCGCACCGGCAGACAACGCACAAGAAGATGCGCAGGTGCTGCAACTGGCGGCGCGCCGGGGCAGGGCACAGCCCGACGGCGCGACGGGGTCGTCTACGAATACGAAGTCGAGCAATGCGGCGAGCGACCCGGGCGACTGGGAAGAGTTTTGA
- a CDS encoding chemotaxis protein CheW encodes MDNLSQEQAVSRHAGAMQTDGDGQEFLVFTLGEEEYGIDILKVQEIRGYDAVTRIANAPEFIKGVINLRGIIVPIVDMRIKFRLGRVEYDTQTVVIILNVAGRVVGMVVDGVSDVLTLARGEIKPAPEFGAQLATEYITGLGTVEGRMLILMDIEKLMTSDDMALIERLGS; translated from the coding sequence ATGGACAACCTTTCGCAAGAGCAGGCCGTGTCGCGCCACGCAGGCGCCATGCAGACCGATGGCGATGGCCAGGAATTTCTCGTCTTCACGCTGGGTGAAGAAGAGTACGGCATCGACATCCTGAAGGTGCAGGAAATTCGCGGCTACGACGCCGTGACCCGCATCGCGAACGCGCCCGAGTTCATCAAGGGCGTGATCAACCTGCGCGGCATCATCGTGCCGATCGTGGACATGCGTATCAAGTTCCGTCTGGGCCGCGTCGAGTACGACACGCAGACGGTCGTGATCATTCTGAACGTGGCGGGCCGCGTGGTCGGCATGGTGGTCGACGGCGTGTCCGACGTGCTCACGCTCGCACGCGGCGAGATCAAGCCCGCACCGGAGTTCGGCGCACAACTGGCGACCGAGTACATCACGGGTCTGGGCACGGTCGAAGGCCGCATGCTGATCCTGATGGACATCGAAAAGTTGATGACCAGCGACGACATGGCGCTCATCGAGCGTCTGGGGAGCTAA
- the cheA gene encoding chemotaxis protein CheA, with protein sequence MEHLLLALDVSAPDNEQLNAIFRAAHSIKGGAATFGFTALTETTHLLENLLDRARRGELQLRTEMVDTFLETKDVLHQQLNAYRASSEPDAEAMKRICAVLQQLAAEGDGEPVSAAPTSPFAPPPAAAAPAPAAPAAQAAPAADASGAPTSDIPPGQKRLKVTLSGVGEKDQALLAEELGNLGAVAGRHTVGDALHLWLDTTCDADDILAVCCFVIEPSQIDVQDASAVAAPAAPAAPAAAPAAPAQAVEIFETAPAPVPAQAPAPSAPIEIPAAAAPAAPQAVVPPTAAEPIVVPPAAPQAASGGGGAQHPPEKRAAAPAAGGAAGHENSSIRVGVEKVDQLINLVGELVITQAMLAQTASSLDPMLHDRLFNGMGQLERNARDLQEAVMSIRMMPMDYVFSRFPRLVRDLATKLGKQIELVTFGQATELDKSLIERIIDPLTHLVRNSLDHGIETTEQRLASGKDPVGQLVLSAAHQGGNIVIEVSDDGAGLRREKILAKALQQGMNVSESMADEEVWQLIFAPGFSTAEAVTDVSGRGVGMDVVKRNIQQMGGHVEILSTRGKGTTIRIVLPLTLAILDGMSVKVGPEIFILPLNFVMESLQPRRDDIRAVTGEGQVVLVRGEYLPLVELYRTFEVPEARLDPTQGIVVILQAEGRRFALLVDELVGQQQVVVKNLETNYRRIHGISAATIMGDGSVALIVDVAALQRGQRSAAATIFN encoded by the coding sequence ATGGAGCACCTCCTGCTTGCGCTCGACGTAAGCGCGCCCGATAACGAGCAACTCAACGCGATCTTCCGGGCCGCACATTCGATCAAGGGCGGCGCCGCGACGTTCGGCTTCACCGCGCTCACCGAGACCACGCACCTGCTGGAAAACCTGCTCGACCGCGCCCGTCGCGGCGAATTGCAGTTGCGCACCGAGATGGTCGACACCTTCCTGGAAACCAAAGACGTGTTGCATCAACAGTTGAATGCCTACCGCGCCTCCAGTGAACCCGATGCCGAGGCCATGAAGCGCATCTGCGCCGTGCTCCAGCAACTTGCCGCCGAAGGCGACGGTGAGCCGGTGTCTGCCGCGCCGACGTCGCCCTTCGCACCGCCTCCTGCGGCTGCTGCGCCTGCACCTGCGGCGCCGGCAGCGCAGGCTGCTCCGGCCGCCGACGCCAGCGGCGCGCCCACCAGCGACATCCCGCCGGGTCAGAAGCGTCTGAAAGTCACGCTCTCCGGTGTGGGCGAAAAAGATCAGGCATTGCTCGCCGAAGAGCTGGGCAACCTCGGCGCCGTCGCCGGTCGCCATACCGTGGGCGACGCGCTGCACCTGTGGCTCGACACCACGTGCGACGCGGACGACATCCTCGCCGTGTGCTGCTTCGTGATCGAACCGTCGCAGATCGACGTGCAGGATGCATCCGCCGTAGCTGCACCCGCTGCACCCGCTGCTCCTGCCGCAGCACCGGCTGCGCCGGCGCAAGCGGTCGAAATCTTTGAAACGGCACCCGCGCCGGTACCCGCTCAGGCACCCGCTCCGTCGGCCCCGATCGAAATCCCGGCCGCCGCCGCACCGGCAGCGCCGCAAGCCGTCGTGCCGCCGACCGCCGCAGAGCCGATCGTCGTTCCGCCTGCCGCCCCGCAAGCCGCCTCGGGCGGCGGTGGCGCGCAGCATCCGCCGGAGAAGCGCGCCGCAGCACCCGCCGCAGGCGGCGCAGCCGGTCACGAGAACAGCTCGATTCGTGTGGGTGTGGAGAAGGTCGATCAACTGATCAACCTCGTGGGCGAACTGGTGATTACGCAGGCCATGCTCGCGCAGACCGCAAGCAGCCTCGACCCGATGCTCCACGACCGCCTGTTCAACGGCATGGGTCAGCTGGAGCGCAACGCGCGCGATCTGCAAGAAGCGGTGATGTCCATCCGCATGATGCCGATGGACTACGTGTTCTCGCGCTTCCCGCGTCTGGTGCGCGATCTCGCGACCAAGCTCGGCAAACAGATCGAACTCGTGACGTTCGGTCAGGCGACCGAACTCGACAAGAGCCTGATCGAGCGCATCATCGATCCGCTCACGCACCTGGTGCGTAACAGTCTCGATCACGGCATCGAAACGACGGAACAGCGTCTGGCCTCGGGTAAGGATCCGGTCGGTCAACTGGTGCTGTCCGCCGCGCATCAGGGCGGCAACATCGTCATCGAAGTGAGTGACGACGGCGCGGGCCTGCGTCGCGAGAAGATTCTCGCCAAGGCGCTGCAGCAAGGCATGAACGTGTCCGAGTCGATGGCGGACGAGGAAGTGTGGCAGTTGATCTTCGCGCCGGGCTTCTCGACCGCCGAAGCCGTGACCGACGTGTCGGGCCGTGGCGTGGGCATGGACGTCGTGAAGCGAAACATCCAGCAGATGGGCGGCCACGTGGAGATTCTGTCCACGCGCGGCAAGGGCACCACGATCCGCATTGTGCTGCCGCTCACGCTCGCGATTCTCGACGGCATGTCCGTCAAGGTCGGTCCGGAGATCTTCATTCTGCCGCTGAACTTCGTCATGGAGTCGCTGCAACCGCGTCGCGACGACATCCGCGCGGTGACGGGCGAAGGTCAGGTCGTGCTGGTGCGCGGCGAGTATCTGCCGCTCGTCGAACTGTACCGCACGTTCGAAGTGCCCGAAGCGCGCCTCGATCCGACGCAGGGCATTGTCGTGATCCTTCAGGCCGAGGGTCGCCGCTTCGCGCTGCTCGTCGACGAACTGGTCGGTCAGCAGCAAGTCGTGGTGAAGAACCTCGAAACCAATTACCGCCGTATTCACGGTATTTCCGCCGCCACCATCATGGGTGACGGCAGTGTGGCATTGATCGTCGATGTGGCGGCGCTCCAGCGCGGTCAGCGCTCGGCTGCTGCCACCATCTTCAACTGA
- a CDS encoding response regulator: protein MQALRNTILAVDDSASMRQILAATLDEAGYAVTTARDGQEALALATNAAFDLVLTDQHMPGMDGLSLIRALRELDAFAETPILVLTTEVDGAYKTAAREAGASGWLIKPVDPEALVDVVASLVGEDA from the coding sequence ATGCAGGCCCTTCGCAACACGATTCTCGCCGTCGACGATTCCGCGTCGATGCGTCAGATCCTGGCGGCTACGCTCGATGAAGCCGGCTACGCCGTGACGACCGCCCGCGACGGGCAGGAAGCCCTGGCGCTGGCCACGAACGCGGCCTTCGATCTGGTGCTGACCGATCAGCACATGCCTGGCATGGACGGTCTGTCGCTCATTCGCGCCCTGCGCGAACTCGACGCGTTTGCCGAGACCCCCATTCTGGTGCTGACGACCGAAGTCGACGGCGCTTACAAGACGGCAGCCCGTGAAGCGGGCGCCAGCGGCTGGCTGATCAAGCCGGTCGATCCCGAAGCACTGGTCGACGTGGTCGCATCGCTCGTCGGCGAAGACGCATGA
- the motB gene encoding flagellar motor protein MotB: MSEKDERPIIVKRRKAGGHGHHGGAWKIAYADFMTAMMAFFLLMWLLSSVSSKELTGIAEYFRTPLKVALTGGRNAADNSGVIPGGGTDTTRTDGQKSRGDQTRSRQATTAEMAERADAQRLRDLKARIEKAIESNPTLKQFRKQLLIDVTTEGLRIQIVDDQNRPMFANASAQVQPYMRDILREIGKSLNGVPNSISLSGHTDATAYAQGDKSYSNWELSADRANASRRELIAGGLDGEKVLRVVGLATTVPLDRDDAYNPINRRISIIVLNKRAEQSVKHEGDQPTIDAANARGAGSNAVSAAMSGEMSGGPAMPGLPAPPAPPAAPTAPGASR; this comes from the coding sequence ATGAGCGAGAAAGACGAGCGGCCCATTATCGTCAAGCGCCGCAAAGCCGGCGGGCACGGCCATCACGGCGGTGCGTGGAAGATTGCCTACGCCGACTTCATGACGGCCATGATGGCGTTCTTCCTGCTGATGTGGTTGCTGAGTTCGGTGAGCAGCAAGGAACTGACGGGGATTGCGGAATACTTCCGCACGCCGCTCAAGGTGGCGCTCACGGGCGGACGTAACGCCGCCGACAACAGCGGCGTGATTCCCGGCGGCGGCACCGACACCACCCGCACCGATGGTCAGAAGTCGCGCGGCGACCAGACGCGCTCGCGTCAGGCGACCACCGCCGAGATGGCCGAGCGTGCCGATGCACAACGTTTGCGCGATCTCAAAGCGCGCATCGAGAAAGCGATCGAAAGTAACCCCACGCTCAAGCAGTTCCGCAAGCAATTGCTGATCGACGTGACGACCGAGGGGTTGCGCATCCAGATCGTGGACGATCAGAACCGGCCGATGTTCGCCAATGCGAGTGCGCAGGTGCAGCCGTACATGCGCGACATCCTGCGTGAAATCGGCAAGTCGCTCAATGGCGTGCCCAACAGCATCAGCTTGTCCGGTCACACCGACGCCACGGCGTACGCGCAAGGCGACAAGAGCTACAGCAACTGGGAACTGTCGGCGGACCGCGCGAACGCGTCGCGCCGCGAACTGATCGCAGGCGGGCTCGATGGCGAGAAGGTGCTGCGCGTGGTCGGTCTGGCCACCACGGTGCCGCTCGACCGCGACGACGCTTACAACCCGATCAACCGCCGCATCAGCATCATCGTGCTCAACAAGCGGGCCGAGCAGTCGGTCAAGCACGAAGGGGATCAGCCGACGATCGACGCCGCGAACGCACGCGGCGCGGGTAGCAACGCGGTGAGTGCCGCCATGAGCGGCGAGATGTCCGGCGGGCCGGCCATGCCGGGATTGCCCGCACCGCCAGCGCCTCCGGCGGCCCCGACGGCGCCCGGCGCGTCGCGATAA